The Brassica napus cultivar Da-Ae chromosome C1, Da-Ae, whole genome shotgun sequence DNA segment CTGAAGAACATAACTTGTCAaacctattttttttgttatgctctgaaacataaaataaaaatactaacatAACTATTCAAAGTAGGATTGATTTTGTTGATTCTTTTCTATCAAGTGCTTGAGggaatttatatagaaagaagaaaatgaggaCACTATTCATACATTTGATACGAAAAGATATGTTATGATTTCTTctttcaaaaccaaaaaaaaacgtaaGATGTGATTATGGAGGATTTTTAAGTTACATATTAATTATcataatgaaattttatttccaTTGATAATGACTATATAATAACTTTCAACCAAAGTAtcattattactattttttatagaattagatttaataatatattttgtaataggttcacatttttatatttaaacaaatataaaagataaccatgaatatgatttaaaataaattctCAGACATAATGTCtaactaataaatttaaatccaaatatctaaagatatatatttgccaaatttataactttataagttTTGGAAGTCACTCACTTTGTACCTCTATTTCTCattcaaaataaatttgattttgacaTGTGGTTTACACTACTTAATAGTGTCAAACATTCGGTTATTCTGATGAATGTTTTCGTCCGGAAACTTACCAAGAATGGTCTAATACCATTTATTCAAAACGAGTTCCAACAATACCTagaagaatagaaatgactaTATACACTAGACGATTTGACATACTTGAATTCCTAGACAAGACTTGACCAAAGGACTTTTGAGAATACAAGCGAAAAAATTCACTGCATGATGAGTTGGTAGCAATTTTTCAGCCTTGTACCAGTCATTATTAATAGCTATCAGATTTACTCGGCCATGTAGTAAAttaacatgatgtcttgaaccaccCATGCTTTAATGTAAACCTAGACAATAACAATGGCACAACTTCGTTCTCTCATATAACTagattttctattttgtttattttggttGTAAACATGTCTGGTTAACCATAAGTGAATTTATTTGTCTCCTTGAACCTTATTGGGATCTACAGTCATTTAGGTAGAGTTACCGCCAAACTCATCTTAATTCATAGGTTTTAACCCATTCCTCTTGATGATATAACAATTTGATCTTATGACacatctttaataaaaaaatcataggtTGTCATCATAATAACATAATCTCTTGAGATTGGTCTATTTGAGAACAATTGTCTAATGgttttgtcatcttctttcaatataaaattaaccATTGTCACAAAATGGGTTTGCCGAGGTTAGACAATCTTTCCTTAATTCTATAAACGTTCCGTAGTGCGATAGTTTACATAGCATTCTAAAATCCCATGATATAACTGCATATGTTTCCAGTTTGATTGTTAGAATGATGAGCACCTGatcaacaaaagaaacaattggctgaaaattgcaaaaaattattaaaccataaacgataattttttttttttttgctaacagcCATAAACGATAATTGTCTGATGGAAAGATCGATTTCTATCATCGTGAATGCTTCAATTCCTATTTTATGACAAAATAAACTTCACAAAAATAATCAGATTTCATTAGTaataatacaaattttttttttacataattaaGATTGTATGAACGCAAACTCTATTATAGGGCGAACTGGTTAATTGTAAATCATTTGCATAAATAAAtcgataaatataaattactgATACAAgaatttggaaagaaaaaaaatgggtTTGATGAggtaaaactctttttttttttttaattctataaGCTCTCCGTAATGTGACGGTTAGCAAGGCGTTCCAAAATCCTATGATATAACTGAATATGTTTTCTCCAATCATTGAAGAACATAACCTGTCAATCTATTTTTCTGTTgcactttaaaatacaaaaataaaaatactaacatAACTATTCAAAATAAGAgaattgttttagttttttattttctatcgAATGATTGGAGGCATTTAGGTTATGAATGAAAGGGCAGTTCTCCTCCACGTGCAGTTCTCTCATAATACATTCGCCATTCACGTTTTTCTGTTTGCAAAAGCAGTTTAAGCGGGAAATCTGCATGCAGttcaatatttttatcttttttatggAAAAAACAGGAGATCtgcttttttttataataaataattttgttacgaacacttaacttttaaatatatttatctgattttataaataatgtacAATGATTAGctcaaactatatattttacactaatattgtttgtgttgttttaaaattataactataaCTTTCAATCGCCGACAAAACACAACATTTTCAAAGGAAGAAGATATAAATTTTCCTACATAAATATCAACAAGGGTAagtagttaatatttttttatgttttaaaatatttaatatataggtAAATGATTGAAATTTTGTAAATCTATTGAGAGAAGACAATTTTAAATGAAATCTTAACCGAGAACGTGTATTTATTGAGTTGTACGATCAAATAATTTCCATGACTAATTACCGTTTCAAATATCTTACATCCACTGGTAGAGAGTTTCCCGGTGGTAAATTTAACCAAAAGTTCAATATTAGTGTAACCTACCGGTTTTCTCAAGAAAATCTCGATCacctaaaaagaaaataaaagaagtataagtatcttataaaacatttacgGGCATTTCGGCCGATCCTATTACATCTAagatatttgtttagatatctaggtgtaatttttattgttttaatatatgatctatatttttgaactgattttgtcattcataagttataataaattatttgatcggTTTGATCTGCTTTTCTCCTGCATGATCTGTTTGATCTGCACTTGTCCCGCTTGATCTGCACTTGTCCCGCTTGATCTGCatgatctgcttgatctgcatgatCTGCTTGATCTGTGCTTGAAGTGCCTTTACCATTCGAAGCATTATATAGAATTAAGAAAATGGGGACACCATTCATACGTTTGAGACAAATCAATATGTTATGATTTCTTCtttcaaaccaaaacaaaacgtAAGATGTGATTATATATGATTTAAGATACATATTAATTATCATAAGGAAAAAATATTTCCATTAACTATGACTATATAACTTTCAAGCAAAAtcattattactattttttttataaaatcaaagttaataatatattttgcaaTGGGTTCACGTTCACATAGATGCAGAATTACCTGTTTGGTTTGGAAAGTCTTAGGAATCTGTATAtgctgatgacaaaaaaaaactaatagaaaAGATAACcataaatatgatttaaaataattataagacATAATGTCTAACTAATAAACTTAAATCCAATTCAAACCCAAATATCCAAACTGATATAAGACACTCAATTTGAATCTCCATTTCCCATTCAAAGCGGTTTTTGATTTTGACATGTGATTACACATATGACTCGCAACATCCTGCCTTCCAGATTTTCTTCTCGGTGGCAAGATATCAGTGAGTTACTGTCAGATAATATCCAGCCGATGCTACAGATCTATCTCCTGAGATATAGCTTTCAAGTGATCCTCTACACAGTTTGGAGAGAACGGAACAATCGTAGGCATGGAGATTCCCCAACACCGGCCTCCGTAATGATCAAGACTATTGATAGACAGATTCGAAACCAGTGTCTCTTGTTGGGTTCAAGGAGGGCTCGACGTTACGGAACTATTCTTCAGGCTTGGTTTGCCACACGATAGAAGCTTTGGAAAACATTATACTCTGTTTCTTTTCAAAAACCTCAAAATCTCAAATTTCAAGTAGCTTAGTCTGTAAAACATAACTTTTtctgaataaattttacatattattcaaaaagaaaatggtCTAATACCATTTCGTGAAAAATAAGTTCCAAcaaattttttcctttttctattttctaatttttagaaTATAACAACAAAACATTTAATGCAACACCAATAGTAGTAACaattttatattcattttaaaaacgcaaattaattttcaaaaataaatttatgttagCAGTTCCCATATACGtcccaaacaaaaatatttacatagctctatgcattaaaaatgttcaaaatcTTAAGTTAATTGATGATTAAAATATACTTATTCAACTTTTATTTTGACTAAAATTACCcaagatatttttaatttataactgCTTATACTTTCATATGGTTCTCCTAAATCTGCATAGATTCTTTTCAGATATCCGGATCATCTGCATGCACACatattttcttaacttttttcttcattgaaaaaacaaagaaaatgttATGAGCATAGATTTCGTAAGAGTCACGAGTCTAATAGGAAAATaacaaatgaataaaataaagttgGCGTGGAAGTAGAAAGGCCACCAAATAAACAACGAGTGTGGATAAAACGTGTTCTCGACCCGCCAatcaaatttcatcaaaatctcaaaatctCTCCATTTCCAATTTCTCACACATCTCTAAAAGATTTCCATCCAATCAAAACATTTAAAACTTTTACCAAACCGGTTAAACCGGACCCAAACTGTTCAAATCCTCCTCAAATCATATTATAATCCTTCCTCCACATACCTCTCTGCCTCTGCTCGATTCCTTACCTGGCAAAGAGATCTGAGATTTGGGTTTCTATGGCGGTTTCAAATGCCTTCGTGGGTTGCCCAAAGCTTGAGACTTTATTGAATCACCATACTCTATCGTCTACGTCTACTTTGCAAACACCATTGGGTCTCATTGGTGTTCCGAGGAACAACAGAACCAGACGTGGTCTCATCCATAGAGCACGTTGCGAGCTTTCTCCGTCTGAATCTGCAACCATCTCTGCTCTCGAACAACTCAAGAACTCTGCACCCGACAGTAAgttctctcgctctctctctttaGTGTTGTAAATGGCATTGGTAGTGATTGATGTTGTAGCTCTCTTTTTTTATCAGGATATACAAAGGAGAGAAGTAGCATTGTGGTGATTGGTCTCAGCATTCACACAGCTCCCGTTGAGATGCGTGAGAAGCTTGCTATCCCTGAAGCTGAATGGCCCCGAGCTATTGGCGAATTGTGCGGTTTGAATCACATCGAAGAGGCTGCTGTCCTCAGTACTTGCAACCGTATGGAGATTTATGTTTTGGCTCTTTCTCAGCACCGTGGAGTCAAAGAAGTCACTGAATGGATGTCTAAGGTACACCTGTAGTgagatttttttgttcaatcTGTTTATATACTGTTCCTTGGTGTGTTTCAGTTTGTAACAAGTGTTAACATTATCATGTTTCTGTTGGCAGACAAGTGGAATCCCAGTTTCGGAGATATGTCAGCACCGTTTTCTTCTGTACAACAAGGACGCTACGCAGCACATATTCGAAGTCTCAGCTGGTCTTGACTCTCTCGTCCTAGGAGAAGGTCAGATCCTTGCACAGGTGAAACAAGTCGTGAAAGTTGGCCAAGGAGTGAATGGCTTTGGGAGGAACATCAGCGGCCTGTTCAAACACGCCATAACAGTTGGAAAACGTGTCAGAACAGAGACAAACATCGCTGCTGGGgctgtgtccgtcagctcaGCAGCCGTCGAACTTGCCCTGATGAAGCTTCCGGAATCTTCACACGCGTCCGCTAGGATGTTGATCATCGGTGCAGGGAAGATGGGGAAGCTTGTGATAAAGCATTTGGTAGCCAAAGGTTGCAACAAAATGGTGGTGGTCAACAGAAGCGAAGAGAGAGTTACAGCAATCCGCGAGGAGATCCCTGGCGTTGAGATTACGTATCGTCCTCTCGATGAGATGCTAGCTTCTGCTGCTGAAGCGGATGTTGTTTTCACCAGCACAGCCTCTGAGTCGCCATTGTTCTCGAAGGAGCACGTGGAGACTCTCCCTCCTGCTTCTCCGGAGATCGGAGGAGTGAGGCTTTTTGTTGACATCTCTGTTCCGAGAAACGTCGGTTCTTGTGTCAATGAAGTGGAGACCGCCCGGGTTTACAATGTGGACGACCTCAAGGAAGTAGTTGCGGCCAATAAAGAAGACAGGTTGAGGAAAGCGATGGAAGCTCAGACCATAATCGCAGAGGAATCTAACCAGTTTGAAGCGTGGAGGGATTCGCTAGAGACGGTTCCTACGATCAAGAAGTTGAGAGCTTATGCAGAGAGAATCAGAATGGCGGAGCTGGAGAAGTGCATGTCCAAAATGGGAGATGACATCAACAAGAAAACGACGAGAGCTGTTGATGACTTAAGCCGAGGTATCGTGAACAGGTTCTTACATGGTCCAATGCAGCATTTGAGATGTGACGGGAGTGACAGTAGAACGCTGAGCGAGACCCTTGAGAATATGCATGCTTTGAACAGAATGTACGGTCTCGAGAAGGACATTTTGGAGGAGAAGCTCAAGGCGATGACATCGGGACAACAGAAGTGAAAGATAGGGTCTGGCCCATCTCTTTTGACAGACAAGATTACATGGAAATGCCTTCCCTGCAAACCCGAGTAAATTGCATATACCATTAAGCTGAGGATCCATATGATTCATTTAATTTGCGTACAAGAGACATGTTTCTTTTGCTAACATTTTTATGTCGTTTAAAGTATCTGTGAAGCTAAGCGAGCTTTGTTGCATGTTTTTGCTTCATAAACTCGAATATAAAGGTACTGATCCAAGTACCGTTACTCATTTGtaatttataaacttttgtTCATGTGGTATAGAGATGTTTTTCCTTTTGTTTATCTATATATTGCTAAGCTATAGATTTCATCTGCTTATTATATTTGGTTGCTTTCTTGACAACCTTTTTTcatgtcaatattttttttttgtaagatgtaAATCAATTTTCGCTTCTCTTTCTGATGAGTTATTGTGTTCCGATGCATGTCTTACAACCCTCTGTTAGGAGTGATGCACTAACATGCAACGCAGAGGCTATGTGTCATAAGGGAAGGTATATTGTAGGGTAAAACAGAAAGAGAATGTGGCCTCCAATGTTAAGGGTATATTGCAAAATAAAGGTCAGTTTAGGTGCACTGAAccaatttttgaatttaaaataccaattattatgtttatgtatattaatgaatttatattttcaaaattaaatatattattgttttaataagatagatagatatgtttttgagtttttttatatGCCAAATAAATTCTacttctatatttatttttgagaaaatattaaattgaaatttattttttgattcttataattcaaatatttatgagtgaattatattaattatcacattatttaacatatatttgagaaatatctttatatgtttaataaaaatatttatagtttatatttatgtggaatgaaataaaaatatacatgaatatataacatttaaagtTTGTAGgcacatttaaataaatttgtaaaatttattgtaaaattttgttagagAATAATCGAAGGTTTAGTAAGTTtgtttagagaaaaatataacaaaataaatgattttggtTAAATAATTAAGTGTCGTAAGTTTAGATATAGaataatctaacaaaataaatgagttgtggataattaattaatagttatCAATTCAGTGACacaagttataattttttttttgtcaacctagTACTGGACCACAACGAGCCGGCCTAGTTGGCCCATCAGCCTCACCGCAGGAGGCGCGGGTTGAACCCGAGATGCCTGGGAGATTGACGTGGTACGCAGACCACAAGTTATAattattaagaagaaaaaatgatttttctaaaaGGTACTTAGAGTCCGACTGGtttaaacgcagcggttgcggttgcgaatgcgggagtttgcggatgtgGGTGATTGCGGTTTCAAGCGTTATTAAGCGTTTTGTATGACTGGTACAACGTTTGAAAATtgttgcgtttgcgggatatttgtgactggttgattataagatattgcagcggtttaataataaattactcatattaatatattataaaattataaaaaaaaacatactattgtaataaaatataataattatcaatataatatgattaattaaaaaaattatttataaaaatttaaattagttgaaagttgtaattttaataaaaattgttttgaagatttatattaaaaaaaattaaaaaatattttattttgttttatatatgtgtatatctttatatatgtgtgtatataaatgtttaaa contains these protein-coding regions:
- the LOC106376666 gene encoding glutamyl-tRNA reductase 1, chloroplastic-like, with the translated sequence MAVSNAFVGCPKLETLLNHHTLSSTSTLQTPLGLIGVPRNNRTRRGLIHRARCELSPSESATISALEQLKNSAPDRYTKERSSIVVIGLSIHTAPVEMREKLAIPEAEWPRAIGELCGLNHIEEAAVLSTCNRMEIYVLALSQHRGVKEVTEWMSKTSGIPVSEICQHRFLLYNKDATQHIFEVSAGLDSLVLGEGQILAQVKQVVKVGQGVNGFGRNISGLFKHAITVGKRVRTETNIAAGAVSVSSAAVELALMKLPESSHASARMLIIGAGKMGKLVIKHLVAKGCNKMVVVNRSEERVTAIREEIPGVEITYRPLDEMLASAAEADVVFTSTASESPLFSKEHVETLPPASPEIGGVRLFVDISVPRNVGSCVNEVETARVYNVDDLKEVVAANKEDRLRKAMEAQTIIAEESNQFEAWRDSLETVPTIKKLRAYAERIRMAELEKCMSKMGDDINKKTTRAVDDLSRGIVNRFLHGPMQHLRCDGSDSRTLSETLENMHALNRMYGLEKDILEEKLKAMTSGQQK